One region of Camelina sativa cultivar DH55 chromosome 6, Cs, whole genome shotgun sequence genomic DNA includes:
- the LOC104790948 gene encoding riboflavin biosynthesis protein PYRR, chloroplastic-like, with product MALSLRISSSPLICRATLANGDNGRNHHAKDAAFIRRTVDLAEMSAGLTSPHPNFGCVIATSSGKVAGEGYLYAQGTKPAEALAVEAAGEFCRGSTAYLNMEPGDCHGDHAAVSALVQAGIERVVVGIRHPLQHLRGSAIRELKSQGIEVNVLGEDFESKVLEDARKSCLLVNAPLIHRACSRVPFSVLKYAMTLDGKIAASSGHAAWISSKLSRTRVFELRGRSDAVIVGGNTVRQDDPRLTARHGQGHTPTRIVMTQSLDLPEKAHLWDVSEVPTIIVTQRGARKSFQKFLASKGVEVVEFDMLNPREVMEYFHLRGYLSILWECGGTLAASAISSSVIHKVVAFVAPKIIGGRNAPSPVGELGMVEMTQALNLMDVCYEQVGPDMLVTGFLQPIPDLIPVIPSEDATVEIDPSVNPFESSIIFFYKTWDLYGSFSNFSPHPIRMPCGEENDDYMTWPSVEHYYQANKFVGVENPMAHDCVEKIRTARSPEEAALIGRSTLRQKPELVRSDWEDVKIEVMYMALKCKFSTYPHLKSMLLSTAGSVLVESSPHDLFWGGGREGEGLNYLGRLLMQLRSEYLDDSSVSAENTSSA from the exons ATGGCTCTTTCATTACGAATCAGCTCGTCTCCCTTGATCTGCAGAGCCACTCTAGCTAACGGCGACAATGGCCGTAATCACCATGCGAAAGACGCCGCCTTTATCCGACGCACTGTTGATTTGGCTGAAATGTCAGCTGGACTTACTTCACCTCACCCTAATTTCGGTTGTGTGATCGCTACTTCCTCTGGTAAAGTCGCTGGAGAAGGATATCTCTACGCTCAAGGCACTAAACCAGCAGAAGCGTTGGCTGTTGAAGCTGCTGGAGAGTTTTGTAGAGGCTCCACGGCTTATTTAAACATGGAGCCTGGTGATTGTCACGGCGACCATGCTGCTGTATCTGCTCTTGTTCAG GCAGGAATTGAACGAGTTGTTGTTGGAATAAGGCATCCTCTACAACATCTAAGAGGCTCTGCGATTCGTGAACTAAAGAGCCAAGGGATTGAAGTGAATGTTCTTGGAGAGGACTTTGAGAGTAAAGTTCTTGAG GATGCTCGGAAATCGTGTCTTCTTGTGAATGCTCCTTTGATACATAGAGCTTGTTCTCGCGTTCCGTTCTCTGTTCTTAAGTATGCCATGACTCTTGATG GTAAGATTGCAGCAAGTAGTGGACATGCAGCATGGATAAGTAGTAAACTCTCTAGAACCCGAGTGTTTGAGTTGCGAGGAAGAAGTGATGCTGTGATAGTTGGAGGAAACACTGTACGCCAAGAtg ATCCTCGATTGACTGCAAGACATGGACAAGGTCACACCCCTACGCGAATTGTGATGACTCAGAGTCTTGATCTTCCTGAGAAAGCCCATCTCTGGGATGTCTCAGAAGTGCCTACCATAATTGTTACACAAAGAGGTGCGAGAAAGAGTTTCCAGAAATTTCTTGCGTCCAAAGGTGTTGAAGTTGTGGAGTTTGACATGTTGAATCCAAGAGAAGTTATGGAATATTTCCATCTTCGTGGATATCTCTCGATTCTATGGGAGTGTGGTGGAACATTAGCTGCATCTGCTATATCATCCAGCGTCATCCACAAG GTTGTTGCTTTCGTTGCCCCAAAAATAATTGGTGGGAGAAATGCGCCTTCTCCTGTTGGTGAACTTGGGATGGTAGAGATGACACAAGCATTGAATCTAATGGATGTTTGCTACGAGCAg GTTGGCCCCGACATGCTTGTCACCGGGTTTCTTCAACCCATACCAGACCTTATACCTGTTATCCCATCAGAGGACGCAACTGTTGAGATTGACCCCAGTGTTAACCCCTTTGAATCTAGTATCATATTCTTCTACAAAACATGGGACCTTTATGGAAGTTTCTCAAACTTTTCTCCGCATCCAATACGAATGCCCTGTGGGGAGGAGAATGATGATTACATGACCTGGCCCAGTGTTGAGCATTACTATCAG GCAAACAAGTTTGTTGGGGTCGAAAATCCGATGGCACATGACTGCGTTGAGAAAATTAGAACAGCTAGAAGTCCGGAGGAGGCAGCTCTGATAGGCAGATCAACACTGAGACAGAAACCTGAACTG GTTCGGAGTGACTGGGAAGATGTGAAGATAGAAGTAATGTACATGGCTCTAAAATGCAAGTTCTCGACTTATCCTCACTTGAAATCAATGCTGCTCTCAACTGCTGGATCGGTTCTTGTGGAGTCTTCCCCGCACGATCTATTTTGGGGAGGTGGCCGAGAAGGGGAAGGGCTCAACTATCTTGGTCGACTACTTATGCAACTTCGTTCTGAGTATTTGGACGATTCCTCTGTTTCAGCTGAAAACACTTCTTCGGCCTGA